Proteins from one Rosa chinensis cultivar Old Blush chromosome 7, RchiOBHm-V2, whole genome shotgun sequence genomic window:
- the LOC112180254 gene encoding protein PIN-LIKES 3 isoform X3 has translation MENIYFCPALIGTNLAQTITYDSMIKLWFMPVNILITFIVGSVLGWILIQLARPPPHLRGLILGCCAAGNLGNLLLIIIPAVCKEKGSPFGAPDVCHTYGMAYASLSLAIGAIYLWSYVYNVVRISSKRSTQDSPQSLEEPSESNQVSCTEPLLSSKEYGIVEDNTDQYALPCTISQQDSKIEPPSKSKNCIVRMCQMLNLKTIFAPSTTGAIVGFTIGVIPQIRKLMIGDDAPLRVIQDTTYLLGDGAIPALTLIIGGNLLKGLRGSGIQKSIVVGIIFVRYMFLPLTGILIIKGALKFGLVHSDPLYLFVLLIQYTLPPAMNIGTITQLFGAGENECSVIMLWTYVFASVSLTLWSAFFMWFVARQV, from the exons atggaaaacataTACTTTTG TCCAGCTCTGATTGGAACTAACCTTGCCCAGACTATTACATATGACAGTATGATTAAACT GTGGTTTATGCCTGTGAACATCTTAATCACGTTTATTGTTGGTTCTGTACTTGGATGGATACTCATCCAATTAGCAAGACCACCTCCACATCTCCGAGGCCTCATTTTGGGTTGCTGTGCCGCTG GAAATTTGGGGAACTTGCTCCTCATTATAATCCCAGCAGTCTGTAAAGAGAAGGGAAGCCCATTTGGAGCACCTGATGTCTGTCACACTTATGGAATGGCTTATGCATCACTTTCACTGGCG ATAGGAGCCATTTACCTTTGGTCCTATGTGTATAACGTTGTGCGGATATCTTCAAAGAGGAGTACCCAAGACTCCCCCCAGTCTTTGGAGGAACCCTCCGAATCAAATCAAGTAAGTTGCACTGAGCCTCTGCTTTCTTCCAAGGAATATGGGATAGTGGAGGACAATACCGATCAGTATGCACTGCCCTGCACTATatctcaacaagactctaag ATAGAACCTCCGAGTAAATCCAAGAACTGTATAGTGAGGATGTGCCAAATGCTTAATCTTAAAACAATATTTGCCCCATCAACTACTGGAGCG ATTGTTGGGTTTACAATTGGAGTCATCCCTCAGATTCGAAAACTAATGATAGGAGATGATGCTCCTCTGCGGGTGATCCAAGACACTACTTACTTGTTGGG AGATGGAGCTATTCCCGCTCTCACTTTGATAATTGGAGGAAACCTCCTTAAAG GTTTGAGAGGGTCAGGAATACAGAAATCTATTGTTGTTGGGATCATATTCGTTCGTTACATGTTCCTGCCTCTTACAGGCATATTGATCATTAAAGGGGCGCTAAAATTCGGCCTAGTGCACTCTGATCCTTTATATCTATTTGTTCTCCTGATTCAGTATACACTCCCACCTGCAATGAACATAG GAACCATCACCCAATTGTTCGGAGCGGGAGAGAACGAATGTTCAGTAATCATGCTGTGGACTTATGTATTTGCTTCAGTATCACTTACTTTATGGTCTGCCTTCTTTATGTGGTTTGTGGCCAGGCAAGTGTGA
- the LOC112180256 gene encoding cell division control protein 2 homolog D, whose product MEKAGGAIAVSAMDAFEKLEKVGEGTYGKVYRAREKATGKIVALKKTRLHEDEEGVPPTTLREVSILRMLSRDPHVVRLMDVKQGTNKEGKTVLYLVFEYMETDVKKYIRSFRQTGEMIPAPVVKSLMYQLCKGVAFCHGHGILHRDLKPHNLLMDRKSMILKIADLGLARAFTLPIKKYTHEILTLWYRAPEVLLGSTHYSTAVDIWSVGCIFAELVTKQALFPGDSELQQLLHIFRLLGTPNETVWPGVSKLMNWHEYPQWSPQSLSKAVPNLDADGLHLLSEMLQYEPGKRISAKKAMEHPYFDDLNKAGL is encoded by the exons atggagAAGGCAGGAGGAGCGATCGCAGTGTCGGCGATGGACGCGTTCGAGAAACTGGAGAAGGTCGGAGAAGGGACCTACGGCAAGGTTTACAGAGCCAGAGAGAAGGCCACCGGCAAGATCGTCGCCCTCAAAAAGACTCGCCTCCATGAGGACGAAGAAGGCGTCCCTCCCACCACTCTCCGCGAGGTCTCCATTTTGCGCATGCTCTCCCGCGACCCGCACGTCGTCAG GTTGATGGACGTGAAGCAAGGCACGAATAAGGAAGGCAAGACTGTGCTCTACTTGGTGTTTGAGTACATGGAAACTGATGTCAAGAAATACATTCGCAGTTTCCGTCAAACTGGAGAAATGATTCCTGCCCCCGTCGTTAAG AGTCTGATGTACCAACTATGCAAAGGTGTTGCCTTCTGCCATGGTCATGGAATCTTACACAG GGATCTTAAGCCTCACAATCTCCTGATGGACCGCAAGAGTATGATCCTTAAGATTGCGGATCTTGGACTGGCTCGAGCATTTACTCTGCCCATCAAGAAGTATACGCATGAG ATATTGACCCTTTGGTATAGGGCACCTGAAGTCCTTCTGGGATCCACACATTACTCAACTGCAGTGGACATTTGGTCTGTTGGCTGCATATTTG CTGAACTTGTCACAAAGCAAGCACTCTTCCCTGGGGATTCTGAACTGCAGCAGCTCCTACATATATTCAG GTTGTTGGGTACTCCAAATGAAACAGTGTGGCCAGGTGTAAGCAAACTCATGAACTGGCATGAGTACCCCCAGTGGAGCCCTCAGAGTTTGTCCAAGGCTGTTCCAAATTTGGATGCTGATGGGTTGCATCTGTTGTCG GAAATGTTGCAATATGAGCCTGGAAAACGCATTTCAGCAAAGAAGGCTATGGAACACCCTTACTTTGATGATTTGAACAAAGCTGGCCTCTGA
- the LOC112180268 gene encoding protein FAR1-RELATED SEQUENCE 5, whose translation MDYKPLASGSDVVEFDLGGSVEDDTIALDLEHPDDGYDLFEEDDLVQLASSSTRFGDDLGNGDPNLEPYEGMEFDSEQASRIFYNSYARRVGFSTRVSVYQRSRRDGSIICRQIVCSREGFRRDGGENRSKRQRTITRVGCKAQMTVKKQSSGRWAVSKLVKEHNHELVPPDKVHCLRSHRHVSGPARSLIDTLQAAGMGPSGVMSVLIKESGGINNVGFTKVDCQNYMSSSRQRTLGSGGQLVFDYLKRMQDEDPGFFCAVQGDFENSTGNIFWADSNSRMNYSYFGDTVTFDTTYRTNRYRVPFAPFTGWNHHGQPVLFGCALLLNESESSFVWLFQTWLAAMSGCQPVSITTDQDRIIRAAVVQVFPGTRHRFCKWNVFREAQERLSHIYQSHPTFEAEFLRCINVTETIDEFEICWESLLKMYDLDSNEWLQSMYHARQQWVPVFLRDTFFGEMFVTQGSDNINSYFDGYINASTNIQVLIKQYEKAIATRHEKEVKADYDTLNISPILRTPSPMEKQAAKLYTRIIFMKFQEELVETLAYPATVVDDTGSETMFRVAKFGEDHKGHFVKFNVFEKKASCSCQMFEISGIICRHILAVFRVTNVLTLPSHYILKRWTRNAKSGVLLDEHALGLPNDSHDSSAARYDNLRREAIKYVEEGAESECVYNVAMDALREAANKVAAAKKHGPGVVQHTPKNCSQQLVSCTVDQDKKIEELAAELEIAIQRCEAYQAKLLTILKDMEEQKLKLSVNVRNVRLNLKMSNHSTPFM comes from the exons ATGGACTATAAGCCTCTGGCCAGTGGGAGCGATGTGGTTGAATTTGACCTTGGTGGTTCTGTGGAAGATGACACCATTGCTCTGGACTTAGAACACCCAGATGATGGCTATGATCTTTTTGAAGAAGACGATTTAGTCCAACTTGCCTCTAGTTCCACTAGGTTTGGTGATGATTTGGGTAATGGGGACCCCAATCTTGAACCTTATGAGGGGATGGAATTCGATTCCGAACAGGCCTCCCGCATTTTCTACAATTCTTATGCAAGGAGAGTTGGTTTTAGTACCCGGGTAAGTGTGTACCAGCGTTCACGCCGCGATGGCTCCATCATATGCCGGCAGATTGTGTGTTCCCGGGAAGGGTTTCGGCGTGATGGAGGTGAAAATAGGTCTAAAAGGCAGCGGACAATCACTAGAGTTGGCTGCAAGGCACAGATGACTGTGAAGAAACAGAGTTCAGGAAGATGGGCAGTTTCGAAATTAGTGAAGGAACATAACCATGAGCTTGTACCGCCGGATAAGGTGCATTGTCTCCGTTCGCATAGGCATGTCTCTGGTCCTGCTCGGAGTCTGATTGATACCCTTCAAGCGGCCGGGATGGGTCCCAGTGGGGTGATGTCTGTGCTCATCAAGGAATCAGGGGGAATTAATAATGTTGGCTTCACAAAAGTTGATTGCCAGAATTACATGAGCAGTAGCAGGCAGAGAACTCTTGGGAGTGGGGGTCAGCTTGTTTTTGACTATTTGAAGCGAATGCAGGATGAGGATCCTGGCTTCTTTTGTGCCGTCCAGGGTGATTTTGAGAACTCAACAGGTAACATATTCTGGGCTGATTCAAATTCAAGAATGAACTATAGTTACTTTGGAGACACTGTTACATTTGACACAACATATAGAACAAATCGATACCGGGTTCCATTTGCTCCATTTACTGGGTGGAATCATCATGGACAGCCGGTGTTATTTGGATGTGCATTACTCCTTAATGAGTCAGAGTCCTCGTTTGTTTGGCTATTCCAGACTTGGTTAGCTGCTATGTCTGGCTGCCAACCTGTCTCAATCACAACAGACCAGGATAGAATCATCAGGGCTGCTGTTGTGCAAGTATTTCCTGGAACCCGCCACCGCTTTTGCAAATGGAATGTGTTCAGGGAAGCTCAGGAGAGGTTGTCCCACATTTATCAGTCACACCCGACCTTTGAAGCCGAGTTCCTGAGGTGCATTAATGTGACAGAGACGATTGATGAATTTGAGATATGTTGGGAGTCCCTTCTTAAAATGTATGATCTTGATAGTAATGAATGGCTTCAGTCAATGTACCATGCTCGCCAGCAATGGGTGCCAGTTTTCCTTCGTGATACATTTTTTGGGGAGATGTTTGTAACCCAAGGAAGTGATAATATAAACTCATACTTTGATGGCTATATAAATGCATCCACGAATATTCAGGTGCTGATAAAGCAGTATGAAAAAGCAATTGCCACTCGCCATGAAAAGGAAGTAAAGGCTGATTATGATACATTGAACATCTCTCCAATTCTAAGGACTCCATCTCCTATGGAAAAGCAAGCTGCAAAACTTTATACGAGGATAATATTCATGAAGTTCCAAGAAGAATTGGTCGAAACACTTGCTTATCCGGCAACTGTGGTCGATGATACAGGATCAGAAACCATGTTTCGGGTTGCAAAATTTGGGGAAGACCACAAAGGGCACTTTGTTAAGTTCAATGTTTTTGAGAAGAAAGCTAGTTGTAGCTGCCAAATGTTTGAGATTTCAGGTATTATTTGCAGGCACATATTAGCAGTTTTCAGAGTAACCAATGTTCTTACACTTCCGTCCCACTATATATTGAAACGTTGGACCAGAAATGCCAAAAGTGGAGTTCTGTTGGATGAGCATGCTCTTGGATTGCCAAATGATTCGCACGATTCCTCTGCTGCTCGGTATGACAATCTACGAAGGGAAGCTATCAAATATGTAGAAGAAGGGGCAGAATCTGAGTGTGTTTATAATGTGGCAATGGACGCTCTTCGTGAGGCTGCTAACAAGGTTGCTGCTGCGAAGAAGCATGGTCCTGGAGTTGTACAACATACTCCAAAGAATTGCAGCCAGCAGCTTGTGTCTTGTACCGTG GATCAGGACAAGAAAATTGAGGAATTGGCAGCTGAGTTGGAAATTGCTATTCAGCGTTGTGAAGCATATCAAGCAAAACTGCTTACTATTTTGAAGGACATGGAAGAGCAGAAGTTAAAGTTATCAGTGAATGTTCGGAATGTAAGGCTAAATCTCAAAATGTCGAACCATTCCACTCCTTTCATGTAA